The DNA window CGGTTCTTCTTTATCCGTAACATCTACAATGAACAAGAAAACGTCTGCATCTTGTAAAGAATCTTTTACAAAATCCATCATTTTTTCCTGTAATTCGTATTTAGGTTCTAGAACTCCTGGAGTATCAGAAAATACGATTTGTAGGTCTTCTTCATTATAAATCCCGAAAATACGGTGTCTTGTTGTCTGTGCTTTTTGGGTAACAATCGCTAATTTCTCGCCCATCAATTGATTTAGCAATGTAGATTTTCCTGCGTTTGGTTTCCCGACTATGTTTACAAATCCTGCTTTGTGCATTTGTTTTACTTAAAATTAAAGGATTAAAAGATTTAAAATTTCTTTTTTGCAAAGGTAAGGAAAATAGAATTGGGAAATAATTAAAACGAAAAAATTGTCATTCCCGAGGAATTTTTGAAACATTGCGTTCCTACGGAACGAGAATTATTTAAAAATTTCGAAAATTTACAATTTATAAGAATTTGAAATTATTTCCTTACAACAGGCAAAATTTCGTTTACATTTAATCCGAATCTTTTTTGTTCTTGTTCCGAAAATTTTTGAGAATAGAAATTAATATCTACTGAAAATCCTACTGATTTTAACCTTTCAAAATAATCCATTCCATACCAACGAACATGATCGTATTGCCCGAAGTGTTTTTGTCTTTCTTTTGGGTCTGTAATGGTAAAATCTTCGTAGGTTTTTTCTAAAGAATTTTTCATGGGAACTTGCAAAATTCCCCAACCTCCTTTTTTCATCACTCTATAGAGTTCGCTCATCGCTTTTTTGTCATCTATAATGTGTTCTAGAACGTGATTGCAGAAAATGACATCAAAACTTTCATCTTCAAAAGGCAAATCTAGAATGTCTGCTTTTACATCTACAATCGGCGAAAACAAATCTGCAGAAGTATATTCTAAATTCTTCATTTTCTTGAATTTTCTCAAGAATTCTTGCTCTGGAGCAATGTGAAGCACTTTATAATTTTGAGTAAAAAAATCGGTTTCATTTTTTAGATACAACCACATTTGACGATGACGCTCTAAACTTAGAGTTCCGGGAGAAAGTGCATTTTCACGTTGTTTTCCGTAACCATAAGGTAAAAACTTACGGTAGGATTTCCCGTCAATCGGGTCGGTAAATTTATTTCCTTTGAAAAAAAGATAGATTAAAGGGCGAAGAAAAATGCTTAGGTTGATAAGCATTGGTCTTGGAATTTTATTCAATAAAAATGATGCGAGTTTCTTCATATAATTTCTAAACCAAATTTAAAAAAATATTTTTCATTTTTTAAAATAAATTTTGGAGGATCTATTCATAAAAAAAACGGACAAAAGCCCGTTTTAATTGATATTCATTTTTCTAAAAATCCATAGTAAATGGTTCTTCTTCATTACTGGTAATTCCTAATGCTTCGTAAATATATTTGAAGGTAGAAAGTAAAACTGGCTTTCCATTAATCACTGCTACATCATGTTCAAAATGTGCAGAAGGTGTTTTATCTAAAGAAGTTACTGTCCATCCATCTTTGTGGAATTTCACCTGATGCGTTCCCAGATTAACCATAGGTTCTATAGCGACAACTAAGCCGTCTTTGATGACTTTTCCGCTGCCTTTTCTTCCGTAATTAGGAACTTGAGGATCTTCGTGCATGGTTCTTCCCAAACCGTGACCTACCAATTCTCTTACCACTCCATAACCATGTTTTTCGCAGTGCGTTTGAATAGCGTTTGAAATGTCCCCTATTCTTTTTCCACGAACGCATTGTTCTATACCTTTGTAAAGTGATTCTTTGGTTACTTGAAGTAATTTTTTGGTTTCTGGTGCAACTTCTCCCACTTCGAATGAATAAGCATGGTCACCATAAAAACCGTTCATGTAAACACCACAATCTACAGAAAGAATGTCTCCTTCTTCCAACGGAATATCTTTTGGAATCCCATGAACTACCTCTTCATTGGGAGAAATACACAGGGAATTGGGGAAACCATACATTCCTAAAAATGCAGGTTCGCCACCATGATCTTTAATAAAATCATGAGCTAATTTATCTAAATGTAATGTGGTAACTCCTGGTTTAATTTCTGCTGCAATCATTCCTAATGTTTTAGAAACGAGCTGAGCACTTTCACGCATTAAACGGAGTTCTTCAATTGTTTTAAGTATAATCATTTTATTTAAAGAGCCATGGCAAAAGTAAAAAGAGCCATGTATTATTAATATTTATAGTTTAGTATTGTTTATAATGGAAGCTAAAATATTTTTAAGTTCTTTACTCTCCTGTATAAGAGATTCTAACTGTTCATTTTCTGACCTTTCTAAAGCTTTAATTACTCTTAACCAATAATTAGACTCTCTAGCTTCTCGAAGAGATATTCTTACTTTATTTTTAAAATCAGCTTTAGAAGATCCTGCTTGTGATTCTTCATAATTAGCACCAATTGAAGTAGACGATTTTGTTAACTGTAATTTTATTACATTATATTCAAAATCACGAGGTAAAGTTCTTAAGAAAATAATGCAGTTCACCCCAAATTTAAAAGTTCTATCTAACAGATTATTATTTTGCATACATTAGATTTTAAAACTTGTGTCTTTTTACTTTTTACTTGGATCTTTTACTTTTACCAAAATAAACCTCTTTTCTTTTCTTTTTTCATTTTAGAATAAGCTAAAACTTCGCCTCCTTCTACTCTGAATTCTATTCTTTCGGTGATGATGTTATAGATTTCTCCCCAACCAGGAAAACCGCCTAAGTTTCTATCATCTATAAATAAATCTGCATCTATTTTTCTGGATTGTGTTTCATCATCAAAGATTTCACCTTCGAAACTAGAGTTTACGGCGTAGAATTCTACTCCATTTTTTCTACAAAATTCTACGGCTTCTTCTAAAGACTTGCCGTGTCTATAAGTCCAAAGAATTAATCGATATCCTTCGGATTGTAATTTTTTTAGGGTTTCGAAAGCGAAAATTTTTGGTTTTCCAATGGATGGATAAGCATCTTCTACAATGGTTCCATCAAAGTCTATAGCGAGTTTTTTATTACTTAACATTCTACTGATTTAGTTTTTGCAAATATAAGAAATAAAAAAAGGCTAATAAAATAAGCCTTTTAGAAATATTAAATCCATTTATTTTTATAAGCCAGATTCATGACTTGACTTCTGGAATTAAGATGGAGTTTTTTATAAATATTATTCACGTGAGTTCTCACTGTATTAGGACTGATGAACAATTTATCTGCAATTTCGTGATGATTATACCCTTTTACCACTTCTCTTAGAATTTCCATTTCTCGGTCGCTTAATTGGTGGTCTATAATCGCATTCTGCATACTTGCAGTAGGTTTTGGCGTATCTCTAAGCAATTCCATTGCTCTTCTTGCAATGGCTGGACTCATAGGAATTCCATCAAACTGAACCACATTTTTCATGGCTTCTACTATGTTTATAGCTTTGTCTTCTTTGAGCAAATAACCACTGGCTCCAGCTTTAATGGCTTCGAAAATTTTATCATCATCTTCATAAATCGTTAAAACAATGTATTTAATTTCTGGAAATTTAATAGAAGCAGAAGCAATGGTAACAATACCATCTAGAATAGGCATTTCTAAATCCATCAATACCACTTGAGGATAATCTTCTTTGGGAAGACTTTCTAATTTTTCAAAAAAATCTTCTCCATTGGTGGCTTCGAATACTAAAAATACGTCTTGATAGGGCGCTAATTTTTCTTTAATCGTAATTCTATTGATTTGATTATCATCTACTATTGCTACTTTTATCATGGCTTTTTAATGGTTTTACAATATATTTTTTTTGTTGTTTAAAATCAATACTACAAATTACGTATTTTACATTTCGTA is part of the Cloacibacterium normanense genome and encodes:
- the map gene encoding type I methionyl aminopeptidase, which codes for MIILKTIEELRLMRESAQLVSKTLGMIAAEIKPGVTTLHLDKLAHDFIKDHGGEPAFLGMYGFPNSLCISPNEEVVHGIPKDIPLEEGDILSVDCGVYMNGFYGDHAYSFEVGEVAPETKKLLQVTKESLYKGIEQCVRGKRIGDISNAIQTHCEKHGYGVVRELVGHGLGRTMHEDPQVPNYGRKGSGKVIKDGLVVAIEPMVNLGTHQVKFHKDGWTVTSLDKTPSAHFEHDVAVINGKPVLLSTFKYIYEALGITSNEEEPFTMDF
- a CDS encoding four helix bundle protein gives rise to the protein MQNNNLLDRTFKFGVNCIIFLRTLPRDFEYNVIKLQLTKSSTSIGANYEESQAGSSKADFKNKVRISLREARESNYWLRVIKALERSENEQLESLIQESKELKNILASIINNTKL
- a CDS encoding class I SAM-dependent methyltransferase, encoding MKKLASFLLNKIPRPMLINLSIFLRPLIYLFFKGNKFTDPIDGKSYRKFLPYGYGKQRENALSPGTLSLERHRQMWLYLKNETDFFTQNYKVLHIAPEQEFLRKFKKMKNLEYTSADLFSPIVDVKADILDLPFEDESFDVIFCNHVLEHIIDDKKAMSELYRVMKKGGWGILQVPMKNSLEKTYEDFTITDPKERQKHFGQYDHVRWYGMDYFERLKSVGFSVDINFYSQKFSEQEQKRFGLNVNEILPVVRK
- a CDS encoding response regulator transcription factor produces the protein MIKVAIVDDNQINRITIKEKLAPYQDVFLVFEATNGEDFFEKLESLPKEDYPQVVLMDLEMPILDGIVTIASASIKFPEIKYIVLTIYEDDDKIFEAIKAGASGYLLKEDKAINIVEAMKNVVQFDGIPMSPAIARRAMELLRDTPKPTASMQNAIIDHQLSDREMEILREVVKGYNHHEIADKLFISPNTVRTHVNNIYKKLHLNSRSQVMNLAYKNKWI
- a CDS encoding BT0820 family HAD-type phosphatase, whose amino-acid sequence is MLSNKKLAIDFDGTIVEDAYPSIGKPKIFAFETLKKLQSEGYRLILWTYRHGKSLEEAVEFCRKNGVEFYAVNSSFEGEIFDDETQSRKIDADLFIDDRNLGGFPGWGEIYNIITERIEFRVEGGEVLAYSKMKKEKKRGLFW